In a genomic window of Rhodospirillales bacterium:
- the cydB gene encoding cytochrome d ubiquinol oxidase subunit II, with amino-acid sequence MEASLPFIWACLIAFAILAYVVLDGFDLGLGILFPFIRGARDRDTVVNSVAPVWDGNETWLILGGGGLLAAFPLAYSVVLTALYAPIIAMLIGLIFRGVAFEFRFRSVENRAFWDFGFAAGSYVATFCQGIALGAFVQGIAVEGRHYAGGWFDWLTPFSLMTGAALVVGYALLGACWLIMKTEGPLQERMYRSALPLGVGVVALIAVVSIWTPFLDPEIADRWFSWPSIALVSPVPLLVAGLAATLAWSLMQRRTVLPFLTALGLFVLSYVGLGISLYPYIIPRSYTIWRAAAPPESLGFMLVGAAVLLPIILGYTAYAYWVFRGKVGHDEGYH; translated from the coding sequence ATGGAAGCGAGCCTGCCGTTCATCTGGGCGTGCCTGATCGCCTTCGCGATCCTCGCCTACGTCGTCCTCGACGGATTCGACCTCGGCCTCGGCATTCTCTTCCCGTTCATCAGAGGCGCCCGCGATCGGGACACCGTCGTGAACTCGGTGGCCCCGGTGTGGGACGGCAACGAGACGTGGCTGATCCTCGGCGGCGGCGGGCTGCTGGCCGCGTTCCCGCTGGCCTACTCCGTCGTCCTCACCGCCCTCTATGCGCCGATCATCGCGATGCTCATCGGCCTGATCTTCCGCGGCGTCGCCTTCGAGTTCCGGTTCCGATCGGTCGAGAACCGGGCATTCTGGGACTTCGGCTTTGCCGCCGGCTCCTACGTCGCCACCTTCTGCCAGGGCATCGCCCTTGGCGCTTTCGTCCAGGGCATCGCCGTCGAAGGCCGGCACTACGCGGGCGGGTGGTTCGACTGGCTGACGCCGTTCAGCCTGATGACAGGCGCGGCCCTGGTCGTCGGCTACGCGTTGCTCGGCGCGTGCTGGCTGATCATGAAAACCGAAGGCCCGCTGCAAGAGCGGATGTATCGCAGCGCCCTTCCGCTCGGGGTCGGCGTCGTGGCGCTGATCGCCGTCGTCAGCATCTGGACGCCCTTCCTCGACCCGGAGATCGCGGACCGCTGGTTCTCATGGCCCAGCATCGCGCTGGTGTCGCCGGTTCCGCTGCTGGTCGCCGGTCTGGCAGCGACGCTGGCCTGGTCGCTGATGCAGCGGCGAACGGTCCTCCCGTTCCTCACCGCCCTCGGCCTTTTCGTGCTGTCCTATGTCGGGCTGGGGATCAGCCTTTATCCCTACATCATCCCGCGCAGCTACACCATCTGGCGCGCCGCCGCGCCGCCCGAAAGCCTCGGCTTCATGCTGGTCGGCGCCGCGGTGCTGCTGCCGATCATCCTCGGCTACACGGCCTATGCGTACTGGGTGTTCCGCGGCAAGGTCGGCCACGACGAGGGTTATCACTGA
- a CDS encoding DUF2474 family protein, producing the protein MAASGASGRSLASRLAWFVGLWAAGVAALGVIGLLIRTALAS; encoded by the coding sequence ATGGCCGCGTCCGGCGCGAGCGGACGCTCCCTCGCCAGCCGCCTCGCCTGGTTCGTCGGCCTGTGGGCGGCCGGCGTCGCCGCCCTCGGCGTCATCGGCCTCCTGATCCGCACCGCCCTGGCGTCGTAG
- a CDS encoding carbohydrate kinase has product MADIVVLGSVARDEIVKLHEPLREGTHLSGAWRGPRLGGGAACTGVPLVRAGHHVTIVGSIGQDELGRDLMAALVESGLDTSQMRPVDQSSTRSIILVDGDGERTVINVMRSHEEEPPRRLLDLQADCVYVRSRRRDLAPLLREKAESSLLIAHVPPSMSGARPAHILVASASDVTGELLADPWAAGKEVGGDLLQWMIVTHGADGVAAYAEDQVLRVPAQPVVPIDTTGAGDSFAAGLVHALMSGATMPDALETAVAWGAEATQYESSILPEAAIAQLLSSGRAS; this is encoded by the coding sequence ATGGCGGACATCGTGGTTCTCGGATCGGTGGCCCGCGACGAGATCGTCAAGCTGCACGAACCGCTGCGTGAAGGAACGCATCTTTCCGGCGCGTGGCGAGGCCCCCGGTTGGGCGGCGGCGCCGCCTGCACCGGGGTGCCTCTGGTTCGGGCGGGGCATCACGTGACCATCGTCGGCTCGATCGGCCAGGACGAACTTGGCCGGGATCTGATGGCGGCGCTCGTCGAATCCGGCCTCGACACCTCCCAGATGCGGCCCGTCGATCAATCCTCGACCCGCTCCATCATTCTGGTCGACGGCGACGGCGAGCGGACGGTCATCAACGTGATGCGGAGCCACGAGGAGGAGCCGCCGAGAAGGCTTCTCGATCTCCAGGCGGACTGTGTCTACGTGCGAAGCCGCCGCCGTGATCTGGCGCCGCTCCTTCGCGAGAAGGCCGAGTCCTCCCTGCTCATCGCGCACGTCCCGCCGAGCATGTCCGGAGCCCGTCCGGCCCACATTCTCGTGGCCTCTGCGTCCGACGTGACCGGCGAGTTGCTTGCGGACCCATGGGCGGCCGGCAAGGAGGTCGGCGGCGACCTGCTGCAATGGATGATCGTGACCCACGGCGCCGACGGGGTCGCCGCCTATGCGGAGGACCAGGTGTTGCGGGTGCCCGCCCAGCCGGTCGTGCCCATCGACACCACCGGCGCCGGCGACTCATTCGCGGCCGGCCTGGTGCATGCCCTGATGTCCGGCGCGACCATGCCCGACGCATTGGAAACCGCAGTCGCCTGGGGCGCCGAGGCGACCCAGTACGAGAGCTCCATCCTTCCGGAAGCGGCGATCGCCCAGTTGCTCAGTAGCGGGCGTGCGAGCTGA